The Primulina huaijiensis isolate GDHJ02 chromosome 12, ASM1229523v2, whole genome shotgun sequence genome has a window encoding:
- the LOC140990073 gene encoding probable cytokinin riboside 5'-monophosphate phosphoribohydrolase LOGL10, translating to MENNLQQPVKPSRFKRICVFCGSSPGKNPSYQLAAIQLGKELVERSIDLVYGGGSIGLMGLVSQAVYDGGRHVLGVIPRTLMPIEITGEPVGEVRAVSGMHQRKAEMAKQADAFIALPGGYGTLEELLEVITWAQLGIHDKPVGLLNVDGYYNSLLSFVDKAVDEGFITPSARHIIVSAPTARELMSKLEDYAPTHDGVTPKLTWEIEQQLGYTTKSELAR from the exons ATGGAAAATAACTTGCAGCAGCCTGTGAAACCATCAAGATTCAAGAGGATATGTGTTTTTTGTGGGAGCAGCCCAGGAAAAAACCCGAGCTACCAACTCGCAGCGATACAACTTGGCAAAGAATTG GTTGAAAGGAGCATAGACTTGGTTTATGGAGGTGGAAGTATTGGATTAATGGGTCTGGTCTCTCAAGCTGTGTACGATGGTGGGCGCCACGTGTTAGG AGTCATTCCTAGAACTTTAATGCCGATAGAG ATAACGGGCGAGCCGGTGGGAGAAGTGAGAGCGGTGTCCGGTATGCACCAAAGAAAGGCAGAAATGGCCAAGCAAGCTGATGCATTTATTGCCTTGCCTG GTGGGTATGGTACATTGGAGGAACTCTTGGAAGTCATCACTTGGGCTCAACTTGGAATTCATGACAAACCG GTGGGTTTACTGAACGTGGATGGATACTACAACTCACTGTTATCTTTCGTAGACAAGGCAGTTGACGAAGGCTTCATCACCCCATCTGCCCGTCATATCATTGTCTCTGCCCCAACTGCCCGTGAACTCATGTCCAAGCTTGAG gaTTATGCTCCGACACATGACGGTGTTACACCTAAGTTGACATGGGAGATAGAGCAACAATTGGGCTATACAACAAAATCAGAACTCGCTCGTTAA
- the LOC140989929 gene encoding uncharacterized protein isoform X4, with amino-acid sequence MTINNSKETSSRNQNPRITWEGCSVLLDINDGDRVLFSRLTAGSKIKIGNKNCSLQPLIGCPFGSSFQVEVGDDGPFLSRIFPSSEENIVSQITEEIRDNRAIIDNNTAQSLSGEDIEEMQRKGATGDDIVEALIANSATFEKKTAFSQEKYRIKKQKKYAPRVLLRRPFARSICEAYFKKHAEKIGFLRVDTLSLLLSLANVTARSDVLVVDMLGGIITGAVAERLGGTGYVCSAYRGVKPHPINIVQMFNFCDDTCRRIVHSSLAELCSSDGATPLSTEQLEDACDARSQQNEESSSASVIDSVSMDESCNGNIDTVTNVDRSPKLCKSVKAGERAPLEVINAWKENGFSSMIIAAPDLDAWSIGKELLPLLSYSAPFVIYHQYLQPLATCLHNLQIEKMAINLQISEPWLREYQVLPSRTHPHMQMSSFGGFVLSGTRITGGDQLQLH; translated from the exons ATGACGATAAACAATTCGAAAGAAACTTCGAGTCGGAATCAGAACCCTAGAATCACTTGGGAAGGATGCAGTGTCTTGCTCGATATTAACGACGGCGATCGCGTTCTCTTCTCTCGCCTCACGGCCGGCTC gaaaataaaaatcggGAACAAGAATTGCTCACTGCAGCCTTTGATTGGGTGCCCTTTTGGGTCTTCGTTTCAAGTGGAGGTTGGGGATGATGGGCCCTTTCTATCCCGAATATTTCCATCTTCAGAAG AGAACATTGTTTCTCAAATTACGGAGGAGATCAGAGATAACCGAGCAATAATTGACAATAACACAGCCCAGAGTCTCTCTGGTGAAGATATAGAGGAGATGCAAAG AAAGGGAGCAACTGGGGATGACATTGTTGAAGCTCTTATTGCAAACAGTGCAACATTTGAGAAGAAAACTGCATTTTCACAG GAAAAATATAGGATCAAGaagcaaaaaaaatatgcaCCAAGGGTACTTCTCCGACGCCCTTTTGCACGAAG CATATGCGAAGCATACTTCAAGAAACATGCCGAGAAAATTGG GTTTTTGCGGGTGGACACTTTATCTCTTCTGCTTTCCTTGGCTAATGTTACCGCACGTTCGGATGTTCTTGTAGTGGACATGCTTGGAGGAATCATTACTGGTGCTGTTGCAGAGCGCTTGGGAG GAACAGGTTATGTTTGCAGTGCATACAGAGGAGTAAAGCCACACCCTATCAATATTGTGCAAATGTTCAATTTCTGTGATGATACATGCAGAAG GATTGTCCACTCTTCATTGGCTGAATTATGTTCATCAGATGGTGCAACTCCATTATCAACCGAGCAGCTTGAAGATGCCTGTGATGCCAGGAGTCAACAAAAT GAAGAATCTTCGTCTGCTTCAGTGATAGATTCGGTCAGCATGGATGAAAGCTGTAATGGAAATATTGACACTGTAACAAACGTGGACCGTTCTCCAAAACTTTGTAAAAGCGTAAAGGCTGGTGAAAGAGCACCACTGGAGGTCATCAATGCTTGGAAAGAAAACGGATTTTCCAG TATGATAATTGCTGCTCCAGACTTGGATGCTTGGAGCATTGGGAAAGAACTCTTACCACTTTTATCCTATTCAGCTCCATTTGTGATTTATCACCAGTATCTCCAG CCTCTAGCCACATGTCTGCACAATCTGCAGATTGAAAAAATGGCCATCAACTTGCAAATATCGGAACCTTGGCTACGTGAATACCAG GTTCTTCCATCAAGAACTCACCCGCATATGCAGATGAGCTCCTTTGGAGGCTTTGTACTGAGTGGCACACGGATAACTGGTGGTGATCAACTCCAATTGCATTAA
- the LOC140989929 gene encoding uncharacterized protein isoform X1, protein MTINNSKETSSRNQNPRITWEGCSVLLDINDGDRVLFSRLTAGSKIKIGNKNCSLQPLIGCPFGSSFQVEVGDDGPFLSRIFPSSEGDNLQENIVSQITEEIRDNRAIIDNNTAQSLSGEDIEEMQRKGATGDDIVEALIANSATFEKKTAFSQEKYRIKKQKKYAPRVLLRRPFARSICEAYFKKHAEKIGFLRVDTLSLLLSLANVTARSDVLVVDMLGGIITGAVAERLGAGTGYVCSAYRGVKPHPINIVQMFNFCDDTCRRIVHSSLAELCSSDGATPLSTEQLEDACDARSQQNEESSSASVIDSVSMDESCNGNIDTVTNVDRSPKLCKSVKAGERAPLEVINAWKENGFSSMIIAAPDLDAWSIGKELLPLLSYSAPFVIYHQYLQPLATCLHNLQIEKMAINLQISEPWLREYQVLPSRTHPHMQMSSFGGFVLSGTRITGGDQLQLH, encoded by the exons ATGACGATAAACAATTCGAAAGAAACTTCGAGTCGGAATCAGAACCCTAGAATCACTTGGGAAGGATGCAGTGTCTTGCTCGATATTAACGACGGCGATCGCGTTCTCTTCTCTCGCCTCACGGCCGGCTC gaaaataaaaatcggGAACAAGAATTGCTCACTGCAGCCTTTGATTGGGTGCCCTTTTGGGTCTTCGTTTCAAGTGGAGGTTGGGGATGATGGGCCCTTTCTATCCCGAATATTTCCATCTTCAGAAG GAGATAATCTTCAAGAGAACATTGTTTCTCAAATTACGGAGGAGATCAGAGATAACCGAGCAATAATTGACAATAACACAGCCCAGAGTCTCTCTGGTGAAGATATAGAGGAGATGCAAAG AAAGGGAGCAACTGGGGATGACATTGTTGAAGCTCTTATTGCAAACAGTGCAACATTTGAGAAGAAAACTGCATTTTCACAG GAAAAATATAGGATCAAGaagcaaaaaaaatatgcaCCAAGGGTACTTCTCCGACGCCCTTTTGCACGAAG CATATGCGAAGCATACTTCAAGAAACATGCCGAGAAAATTGG GTTTTTGCGGGTGGACACTTTATCTCTTCTGCTTTCCTTGGCTAATGTTACCGCACGTTCGGATGTTCTTGTAGTGGACATGCTTGGAGGAATCATTACTGGTGCTGTTGCAGAGCGCTTGGGAG CAGGAACAGGTTATGTTTGCAGTGCATACAGAGGAGTAAAGCCACACCCTATCAATATTGTGCAAATGTTCAATTTCTGTGATGATACATGCAGAAG GATTGTCCACTCTTCATTGGCTGAATTATGTTCATCAGATGGTGCAACTCCATTATCAACCGAGCAGCTTGAAGATGCCTGTGATGCCAGGAGTCAACAAAAT GAAGAATCTTCGTCTGCTTCAGTGATAGATTCGGTCAGCATGGATGAAAGCTGTAATGGAAATATTGACACTGTAACAAACGTGGACCGTTCTCCAAAACTTTGTAAAAGCGTAAAGGCTGGTGAAAGAGCACCACTGGAGGTCATCAATGCTTGGAAAGAAAACGGATTTTCCAG TATGATAATTGCTGCTCCAGACTTGGATGCTTGGAGCATTGGGAAAGAACTCTTACCACTTTTATCCTATTCAGCTCCATTTGTGATTTATCACCAGTATCTCCAG CCTCTAGCCACATGTCTGCACAATCTGCAGATTGAAAAAATGGCCATCAACTTGCAAATATCGGAACCTTGGCTACGTGAATACCAG GTTCTTCCATCAAGAACTCACCCGCATATGCAGATGAGCTCCTTTGGAGGCTTTGTACTGAGTGGCACACGGATAACTGGTGGTGATCAACTCCAATTGCATTAA
- the LOC140989929 gene encoding uncharacterized protein isoform X3, whose amino-acid sequence MTINNSKETSSRNQNPRITWEGCSVLLDINDGDRVLFSRLTAGSKIKIGNKNCSLQPLIGCPFGSSFQVEVGDDGPFLSRIFPSSEENIVSQITEEIRDNRAIIDNNTAQSLSGEDIEEMQRKGATGDDIVEALIANSATFEKKTAFSQEKYRIKKQKKYAPRVLLRRPFARSICEAYFKKHAEKIGFLRVDTLSLLLSLANVTARSDVLVVDMLGGIITGAVAERLGAGTGYVCSAYRGVKPHPINIVQMFNFCDDTCRRIVHSSLAELCSSDGATPLSTEQLEDACDARSQQNEESSSASVIDSVSMDESCNGNIDTVTNVDRSPKLCKSVKAGERAPLEVINAWKENGFSSMIIAAPDLDAWSIGKELLPLLSYSAPFVIYHQYLQPLATCLHNLQIEKMAINLQISEPWLREYQVLPSRTHPHMQMSSFGGFVLSGTRITGGDQLQLH is encoded by the exons ATGACGATAAACAATTCGAAAGAAACTTCGAGTCGGAATCAGAACCCTAGAATCACTTGGGAAGGATGCAGTGTCTTGCTCGATATTAACGACGGCGATCGCGTTCTCTTCTCTCGCCTCACGGCCGGCTC gaaaataaaaatcggGAACAAGAATTGCTCACTGCAGCCTTTGATTGGGTGCCCTTTTGGGTCTTCGTTTCAAGTGGAGGTTGGGGATGATGGGCCCTTTCTATCCCGAATATTTCCATCTTCAGAAG AGAACATTGTTTCTCAAATTACGGAGGAGATCAGAGATAACCGAGCAATAATTGACAATAACACAGCCCAGAGTCTCTCTGGTGAAGATATAGAGGAGATGCAAAG AAAGGGAGCAACTGGGGATGACATTGTTGAAGCTCTTATTGCAAACAGTGCAACATTTGAGAAGAAAACTGCATTTTCACAG GAAAAATATAGGATCAAGaagcaaaaaaaatatgcaCCAAGGGTACTTCTCCGACGCCCTTTTGCACGAAG CATATGCGAAGCATACTTCAAGAAACATGCCGAGAAAATTGG GTTTTTGCGGGTGGACACTTTATCTCTTCTGCTTTCCTTGGCTAATGTTACCGCACGTTCGGATGTTCTTGTAGTGGACATGCTTGGAGGAATCATTACTGGTGCTGTTGCAGAGCGCTTGGGAG CAGGAACAGGTTATGTTTGCAGTGCATACAGAGGAGTAAAGCCACACCCTATCAATATTGTGCAAATGTTCAATTTCTGTGATGATACATGCAGAAG GATTGTCCACTCTTCATTGGCTGAATTATGTTCATCAGATGGTGCAACTCCATTATCAACCGAGCAGCTTGAAGATGCCTGTGATGCCAGGAGTCAACAAAAT GAAGAATCTTCGTCTGCTTCAGTGATAGATTCGGTCAGCATGGATGAAAGCTGTAATGGAAATATTGACACTGTAACAAACGTGGACCGTTCTCCAAAACTTTGTAAAAGCGTAAAGGCTGGTGAAAGAGCACCACTGGAGGTCATCAATGCTTGGAAAGAAAACGGATTTTCCAG TATGATAATTGCTGCTCCAGACTTGGATGCTTGGAGCATTGGGAAAGAACTCTTACCACTTTTATCCTATTCAGCTCCATTTGTGATTTATCACCAGTATCTCCAG CCTCTAGCCACATGTCTGCACAATCTGCAGATTGAAAAAATGGCCATCAACTTGCAAATATCGGAACCTTGGCTACGTGAATACCAG GTTCTTCCATCAAGAACTCACCCGCATATGCAGATGAGCTCCTTTGGAGGCTTTGTACTGAGTGGCACACGGATAACTGGTGGTGATCAACTCCAATTGCATTAA
- the LOC140989929 gene encoding uncharacterized protein isoform X2: MTINNSKETSSRNQNPRITWEGCSVLLDINDGDRVLFSRLTAGSKIKIGNKNCSLQPLIGCPFGSSFQVEVGDDGPFLSRIFPSSEGDNLQENIVSQITEEIRDNRAIIDNNTAQSLSGEDIEEMQRKGATGDDIVEALIANSATFEKKTAFSQEKYRIKKQKKYAPRVLLRRPFARSICEAYFKKHAEKIGFLRVDTLSLLLSLANVTARSDVLVVDMLGGIITGAVAERLGGTGYVCSAYRGVKPHPINIVQMFNFCDDTCRRIVHSSLAELCSSDGATPLSTEQLEDACDARSQQNEESSSASVIDSVSMDESCNGNIDTVTNVDRSPKLCKSVKAGERAPLEVINAWKENGFSSMIIAAPDLDAWSIGKELLPLLSYSAPFVIYHQYLQPLATCLHNLQIEKMAINLQISEPWLREYQVLPSRTHPHMQMSSFGGFVLSGTRITGGDQLQLH, from the exons ATGACGATAAACAATTCGAAAGAAACTTCGAGTCGGAATCAGAACCCTAGAATCACTTGGGAAGGATGCAGTGTCTTGCTCGATATTAACGACGGCGATCGCGTTCTCTTCTCTCGCCTCACGGCCGGCTC gaaaataaaaatcggGAACAAGAATTGCTCACTGCAGCCTTTGATTGGGTGCCCTTTTGGGTCTTCGTTTCAAGTGGAGGTTGGGGATGATGGGCCCTTTCTATCCCGAATATTTCCATCTTCAGAAG GAGATAATCTTCAAGAGAACATTGTTTCTCAAATTACGGAGGAGATCAGAGATAACCGAGCAATAATTGACAATAACACAGCCCAGAGTCTCTCTGGTGAAGATATAGAGGAGATGCAAAG AAAGGGAGCAACTGGGGATGACATTGTTGAAGCTCTTATTGCAAACAGTGCAACATTTGAGAAGAAAACTGCATTTTCACAG GAAAAATATAGGATCAAGaagcaaaaaaaatatgcaCCAAGGGTACTTCTCCGACGCCCTTTTGCACGAAG CATATGCGAAGCATACTTCAAGAAACATGCCGAGAAAATTGG GTTTTTGCGGGTGGACACTTTATCTCTTCTGCTTTCCTTGGCTAATGTTACCGCACGTTCGGATGTTCTTGTAGTGGACATGCTTGGAGGAATCATTACTGGTGCTGTTGCAGAGCGCTTGGGAG GAACAGGTTATGTTTGCAGTGCATACAGAGGAGTAAAGCCACACCCTATCAATATTGTGCAAATGTTCAATTTCTGTGATGATACATGCAGAAG GATTGTCCACTCTTCATTGGCTGAATTATGTTCATCAGATGGTGCAACTCCATTATCAACCGAGCAGCTTGAAGATGCCTGTGATGCCAGGAGTCAACAAAAT GAAGAATCTTCGTCTGCTTCAGTGATAGATTCGGTCAGCATGGATGAAAGCTGTAATGGAAATATTGACACTGTAACAAACGTGGACCGTTCTCCAAAACTTTGTAAAAGCGTAAAGGCTGGTGAAAGAGCACCACTGGAGGTCATCAATGCTTGGAAAGAAAACGGATTTTCCAG TATGATAATTGCTGCTCCAGACTTGGATGCTTGGAGCATTGGGAAAGAACTCTTACCACTTTTATCCTATTCAGCTCCATTTGTGATTTATCACCAGTATCTCCAG CCTCTAGCCACATGTCTGCACAATCTGCAGATTGAAAAAATGGCCATCAACTTGCAAATATCGGAACCTTGGCTACGTGAATACCAG GTTCTTCCATCAAGAACTCACCCGCATATGCAGATGAGCTCCTTTGGAGGCTTTGTACTGAGTGGCACACGGATAACTGGTGGTGATCAACTCCAATTGCATTAA
- the LOC140989929 gene encoding uncharacterized protein isoform X5: MMGPFYPEYFHLQKVFVRDNLQENIVSQITEEIRDNRAIIDNNTAQSLSGEDIEEMQRKGATGDDIVEALIANSATFEKKTAFSQEKYRIKKQKKYAPRVLLRRPFARSICEAYFKKHAEKIGFLRVDTLSLLLSLANVTARSDVLVVDMLGGIITGAVAERLGAGTGYVCSAYRGVKPHPINIVQMFNFCDDTCRRIVHSSLAELCSSDGATPLSTEQLEDACDARSQQNEESSSASVIDSVSMDESCNGNIDTVTNVDRSPKLCKSVKAGERAPLEVINAWKENGFSSMIIAAPDLDAWSIGKELLPLLSYSAPFVIYHQYLQPLATCLHNLQIEKMAINLQISEPWLREYQVLPSRTHPHMQMSSFGGFVLSGTRITGGDQLQLH; this comes from the exons ATGATGGGCCCTTTCTATCCCGAATATTTCCATCTTCAGAAGGTTTTTGTTA GAGATAATCTTCAAGAGAACATTGTTTCTCAAATTACGGAGGAGATCAGAGATAACCGAGCAATAATTGACAATAACACAGCCCAGAGTCTCTCTGGTGAAGATATAGAGGAGATGCAAAG AAAGGGAGCAACTGGGGATGACATTGTTGAAGCTCTTATTGCAAACAGTGCAACATTTGAGAAGAAAACTGCATTTTCACAG GAAAAATATAGGATCAAGaagcaaaaaaaatatgcaCCAAGGGTACTTCTCCGACGCCCTTTTGCACGAAG CATATGCGAAGCATACTTCAAGAAACATGCCGAGAAAATTGG GTTTTTGCGGGTGGACACTTTATCTCTTCTGCTTTCCTTGGCTAATGTTACCGCACGTTCGGATGTTCTTGTAGTGGACATGCTTGGAGGAATCATTACTGGTGCTGTTGCAGAGCGCTTGGGAG CAGGAACAGGTTATGTTTGCAGTGCATACAGAGGAGTAAAGCCACACCCTATCAATATTGTGCAAATGTTCAATTTCTGTGATGATACATGCAGAAG GATTGTCCACTCTTCATTGGCTGAATTATGTTCATCAGATGGTGCAACTCCATTATCAACCGAGCAGCTTGAAGATGCCTGTGATGCCAGGAGTCAACAAAAT GAAGAATCTTCGTCTGCTTCAGTGATAGATTCGGTCAGCATGGATGAAAGCTGTAATGGAAATATTGACACTGTAACAAACGTGGACCGTTCTCCAAAACTTTGTAAAAGCGTAAAGGCTGGTGAAAGAGCACCACTGGAGGTCATCAATGCTTGGAAAGAAAACGGATTTTCCAG TATGATAATTGCTGCTCCAGACTTGGATGCTTGGAGCATTGGGAAAGAACTCTTACCACTTTTATCCTATTCAGCTCCATTTGTGATTTATCACCAGTATCTCCAG CCTCTAGCCACATGTCTGCACAATCTGCAGATTGAAAAAATGGCCATCAACTTGCAAATATCGGAACCTTGGCTACGTGAATACCAG GTTCTTCCATCAAGAACTCACCCGCATATGCAGATGAGCTCCTTTGGAGGCTTTGTACTGAGTGGCACACGGATAACTGGTGGTGATCAACTCCAATTGCATTAA
- the LOC140989914 gene encoding AP-2 complex subunit sigma, whose protein sequence is MIRFILLQNRQGKTRLAKYYIPLEESEKHKVEYEVHRLVVNRDPKYTNFVEFRTHKVIYRRYAGLFFSLCVDMTDNELAYLECIHLFVEILDHFFSNVCELDLVFNFHKVYLILDEFILAGELQETSKKAIIERMGELEKQE, encoded by the exons ATG ATCCGATTCATACTATTACAGAACAGGCAAGGAAAAACTCGACTGGCCAAATATTACATACCTCTCGAGGAATCCGAGAAGCATAAGGTCGAGTACGAG GTTCATCGATTGGTCGTCAATAGAGATCCCAAATATACCAATTTTGTGGAG TTCCGAACCCACAAGGTTATCTACAGGCGATATGCTGGATTATTTTTCTCATTGTGCGTGGATATGACCGACAATGAGCTAGCTTACTTGGAGTGTATTCACTTATTTGTGGAGATACTGGATCATTTTTTCAGCAATGTTTGCGAGCTAGATTTGGTATTTAATTTCCACAAG GTTTACCTCATATTAGACGAGTTCATACTTGCTGGGGAACTCCAAGAAACAAGCAAGAAG GCAATCATAGAGAGAATGGGGGAATTGGAGAAGCAGGAGTAA